A window of the Dictyostelium discoideum AX4 chromosome 4 chromosome, whole genome shotgun sequence genome harbors these coding sequences:
- the gpaC gene encoding G-protein subunit alpha 3 — protein sequence MDFNPVPPPRETLRAYLSKKGHVVKNWKLRLFVLKPGSSYMEYFVDETKEQQHLPQGRVPLYGTRVMEYVYNSNNNPREFCLSVETENKNWIISTGSKAQQLEWIEAIKHAIESAVETDEIKLQKHKSIEKQLQLDGKNKNKIPVLKLLLLGTGESGKSTVVKQMKILHHKGFSKEEEEFYRNLIYINLLDGMALLIHVIKENNIEIPQETLSAIKNYSSWYRVYIEKRNKNGIRNNPIGSMIPISILNNNKDNNNSNSSSLKNNSGGSSSSELDKKMTHLSLDGSTCINSNSASPNGPSSSTTTSTINTHNRSNSDGSSNNIFNVQDFGIPPIITNYISTIWSDPVVQSEVMLQAQKYHINESTQYYLNEIKRIGKPTYQPVNLDILKSRATTNGVVETDFNVNGEVIFRIVDVAGQRGERKKWINFFDDVTAIVFVAAINEYDQKLVEDNCTNRLHESLNLFDSICNDSTFPKTSIILFLNKIDLFREKLKRTSINICFPDYNGDQSYEKSSNYIKNNFLSKKKGGNGINSQNFIYFHFTCATDTKSFETVFNSVRDIIISKTLEFYC from the exons atggattTCAATCCAGTACCACCACCAAGAGAAACACTCAGAGcttatttatcaaaaaaaggACATG ttgtgaaaaattggaaattaagattatttgtattaaaacCAGGTTCTAGTTATATGGAATATTTTGTAGATGAAACA aaagaacaacaacatttACCACAAGGTAGAGTACCATTATATGGTACTAGAGTTATGGAATATGtatataatagtaataataatccaagaGAATTTTGTTTATCAGTAGAGACAGAAAATAAGAATTGGATTATTTCAACAGGATCAAAAGCACAACAATTGGAATGGATTGAAGCAATTAAACATGCCATAGAGTCAGCAGTTGAAACAGAcgaaattaaattacaaaaacataaatcaattgaaaaacagTTACAATTGgatggtaaaaataaaaataaaattccagttttaaaattattattacttggtACTGGTGAATCTGGTAAATCAACAGTTGtaaaacaaatgaaaattttacaTCATAAAGGTTTCTCAAAAGAGGAGGAAGAATTTTATaggaatttaatttatataaatctaTTGGATGGTATGGCATTACTCATTCATGTaatcaaagaaaataatatagaAATTCCACAAGAAACTTTATcagcaattaaaaattatagttCATGGTATAGAgtttatattgaaaaaagaaataaaaatggtattAGAAATAATCCAATTGGTTCAATGataccaatttcaattttaaataataataaagataataataatagcaatagtagtagtttaaaaaataatagtggtggtagttcaAGTAGTGaattagataaaaaaatgaCACATCTTAGTTTAGATGGATCAACTtgtataaattcaaattctgcTTCACCAAATGGACCATCATCAtctacaacaacatcaacaataaATACACACAATCGTTCAAATAGTGATGGATcaagtaataatatatttaatgttCAAGATTTTGGAATTCCACCaataattacaaattatATATCAACGATTTGGTCGGATCCAGTTGTACAATCAGAGGTGATGTTACAAGCTCAAAAGTATCATATTAATGAATCCActcaatattatttgaatgagATAAAGAGAATAGGTAAACCAACATACCAACCTGTAAATTTAGATATCCTAAAATCACGTGCAACTACCAATGGTGTGGTTGAAACTGATTTCAATGTAAATGGTGAAGTTATATTTAGAATTGTTGATGTTGCAGGTCAACGTGGTGAAAGAAAGAAATGGATAAACTTTTTCGATGATGTAACTGCAATAGTTTTCGTTGCAGCTATAAATGAATACGATCAGAAATTGGTCGAAGATAATTGTACCAATAGACTTCATGAAAGTTTGAATCTATTCGATTCGATTTGTAATGATTCAACTTTTCCAAAGACTTCAATCATATTATTCTTAAATAAAATCGATCTTTTCCgtgagaaattaaaaagaacCTCAATCAATATTTGTTTTCCAGATTATAATGGTGATCAATCTTATGAAAAATCTTCAAATTATATAAAGAATAATTTTCtttcaaagaaaaaaggtggtaatggtataaattctcaaaattttatttatttccattTCACATGTGCCACTGATACTAAAAGTTTTGAAACAGTTTTTAATTCTGTTAGagatattataatttcaaaaactttagaattttattgttaa